TTTCTATTGACGGGCGTGGTCGCGCAGGCGCTCTTAAGGCGCGGCATCTCACTTCTCACGACGATGATAGCCGGCTCCCTGATTTTCATTGCCGTGCAAGGCCTGATCCTGCTCGAGGTGGACGCGGGAGGAATTTTGCTCTGGATAGTATTCGGTCTTATCGCCAACGTGACTGCGCTGGTCTATCCATTGCTGGCCGCGCACTTCTCTGCCGATTACGTGGGGCGTGCCGGCAGCGCTAATACTTTTATAGTCTTCCTCGGCACGTTCGTCATCCAGTACCTGATGGGACTTATCATCGAGGCCTTCGATGCCAACGGACAGGGAGCGCGCCCGGCACTCGGTTACAAATGGTCCTTCGGCGCAGTACTGCTGCTTCAGGCGCTCGCGGTCGGAGCGCTGCTCGCTCCACATGGGCGGCGATCGCTGAAAACCGAGTAAACTTCGTACAGTCCTATTATTTGTGGGCAGCAGAAGGAGATTGATGTGAGCAAAGTAGTATCGAAATCCTCGATCTCAGTTGAAACCGCGCGCAGCCTTATCGAGGCGGCGGAGAAGGCGGCGCTTAATCTCGGTGTGCCCATGGCGATCGCTATCGTCGATGAGTCCGGAATCCTCAAATCATTCAGCCGCATGGACGGCGCGCCGCTGCTCGGGGTGCAACTGGCGCAGGACAAGGCTTACACAGCCGTGTCCTTCGGGATTCCGACCCATGGCTGGTTCGATTTCATCAAGAACGATCCGCCGCTGCTGCACGGCATCGTGAAGACGCCACGGCTGGTCGTTTACGGCGGCGGCTACCCCATCACGATTGGCAAGAGCATCGTCGGCGGAATCGGCGTGAGCGGCGGCCACTATCATCAGGACATGAAGGTCGCCGAAAGCGCAATGCTGACGCTGGCGTAACGGTTTCGATTGACCTCTTGTGTTGAGCCGCATAGTCGCAAACGATAGTTGACGAGAATCTAGAGCCCGAGATACTCCCGCGTCTCGGCGGTGGTCGCGGGCTTGCGGCCAACCGATGCGGCGAGTGGCACGAACTCTTTGACGAGATCCGCCGTCGTCGGATGACCAAAGTCTGCGTAGTGATACTCCTCGAGGCCCAGGCGAATGTTGCCGCCGAGAGATGCGGCCCACAACGCCATCGGGAACTCGTGCACGCCGAAGGTGAGCAATTCCCAGATATGTGGTAGGTCGGGGGGAATGCGCTGCAGGAAACCGAGCAGGTTCTCCATGGTCGGCGTCAGGCCGCCGGTG
The window above is part of the Planctomycetia bacterium genome. Proteins encoded here:
- a CDS encoding heme-binding protein; this encodes MSKVVSKSSISVETARSLIEAAEKAALNLGVPMAIAIVDESGILKSFSRMDGAPLLGVQLAQDKAYTAVSFGIPTHGWFDFIKNDPPLLHGIVKTPRLVVYGGGYPITIGKSIVGGIGVSGGHYHQDMKVAESAMLTLA